A region of the Lagopus muta isolate bLagMut1 chromosome 2, bLagMut1 primary, whole genome shotgun sequence genome:
ctgctggccacccctcttctgatggagcccatttgctttccgagccacaagggcacactgctggctcatgttcagtttttcatctaaCAGGACCtacaggtccttctctgcaggactaTTGCCTATTTGTAAACAAAAGGCTGAAGAGGGAGGATCTCattgcaaacaaataaataataattgctAAAAAATGACAAGTTGTTGGCTTTATTGTAGGTGCCAGTGTTGGACTTTGATGGCAAGTCCATAGGAATAGACTGAGTTTGGTTGGTAGGCCACAACGGAATGCTGAGGGCgcagtgcagtgctaactgCCTCTAGCACCATCACACATGCTCAGTCAATTCGAAACCCGCATGCATTACAAGTTATGTGTACTTGTGTGTGTCTGTGAAGACATGTGGTTTTTGTTATTAAGCAGACATGTACGTTCTCTTATTTAATCATTAAACTTGggtttgtgttattttgtaaaATGGTATGTTAACAtgctcactgcagcagaaatatcCAGAATACTCATGCAATCCCGACAGATTTTGTCATTTTCAGCGTCCCAAAGAGCTCACAAAAAGTATGAAATAATTTGCGATGTGTTTTTAATTAGTTCTGCGAGATGTGTATGATTagtgtttctgctgttctgacCACGTGGGGGCAATATACCAGTAATAATTGCCTAAACAAACAAGTGCCAGTTTGCTAATCCAAGCGTGCTCAGGATGGGTTTACAGAGGCTGCACATTGTACCTGCGTTTGTTCAGTTTTTCTCGGAATTTGTGAGCTCGATGAATCATAGATTTAGtggccactttttttttccacgtgaAAGTAACATAAGACGTTAAATGTTTTGTGATAAAATCTAAACCACAGATAAAATTAAAAGTACAAGAACAGAACGGTATGTATTTCAAAACATGGATGCATATTTCAAAATTATAAGTAGTTCCGAAATGATCTCATGTAAGCCTGCCTGGCTTTATAGTCATGAAAGGAGTTGCAAATATAGAACTACAAAAAAATAACCAGGGACTCTCAttctcctttttgctttgttttgggtaCAGCTACTCCCAGAAACCATCATATCTGAGATGCTTGTATGCTGTTTTCTAATTACCTACTAATTAGCATCTCTTCTTTGTAACTCCCTCTCCATCTTACTGATAACTGCTGTTGTGTGGCAATCTACCTTGTTTCCCCGACAGAGAAGAATATATTCCCAAAATCTGGCCTACAgttttacaaaattaaaatagtgATGCTATTGGTCAgttgctttccttcctgctaTGTGTCGCATCATTtaaacagaacagcagtgcagtgtATAGTATAAAAGTAGCTACAATTGGTGTTGTTCCTGAGTGCTTTTAAAGAGAGACGATGGACAGTGTGGCAATcatgcagaaaatgtttttattgtagTGAATTTACACAGGAGAAAACCAAAACTCTGCCAGTTCCTAAGCCATAAAAGGAAAGGTGAGAGCTAACCAAAATAAGTTCCTACATGTAAAAACATTGCACTTCCTGTTGTCTTTACAAGGACAGCACTTAGAtatgttcttttcctttctttgaattTTACAAATGATCTGCAATTTTAACTAATTAAAACTTGAATCTGGAATGTTTCCTCatgggatttatttttattattatttctcatgAGAGCAAAGCTGAAGACgatctttccttctgtttagtCTGTCCAGTTTATTTAGACTAAGAGCATCTCAGGCCACTCAAGATTCACTTGATACGTGCCTGTAATGACCCTGTAGGGCTTCAGTGGCTCTAAATCCAGGCTTAGTACACAATATTAATGCTGACTCATGGTCAGATTGTTCTCATGGTTAGCAAGCAGGAGGAAGGAATGGCAGCAGGTTCAAGGGGCTCGATGAAAGAGTGAAGAAATGGCCTAGGTGGCAGAATAGCTATTCTCCTGTTGGGGTAACTGCTAACCCACTTCTTAATGCAGAAAATCAGCAAGGCATTGCATCAGCCTGACGCACACATGGCAAATGACAGAATCTTCAACTatacagaaaagaagaggaaagtgGGACAGGTACTTGGACCTGCCTACCTTTTAATTGTCCTTTTAGGGATACACATACGACACTGTTTATCAACTACTGACTAGTTTTCCCACACAACACGTTATGTGCATCATAGTCACTCATATTTTTACATACTTTCCCCCCACGAACACACACCTCTTTTAGTGGAAGAAGGTGACATGTCAAAGTGACCAACACTTCAGAAGAGcctccaagaaaaaaatgttcatatgGAGCTAGCTTATTCCGGGTCCCTTGAAACTAATATCTTACAAAACATAAGCAAAATATCTATCTTTACAGCATTTACTTTGTACAACgtaaagaggagagagaagattTTAAACGTAGGATTCCTTAGCATATTGTATCTGCTCTACCTCAAAAATGGGCTGGCTGCACCGTCGTGCCACATACTcatgtttgttcttttgatAGGATTCAGACATGGCTCTCAGTCGGTACACTCCTGGCGTCACAGGTAAACTCACACGGGAGTTTATTCCAACAGTAACACTGAGAGTTTCAGTTTCTGCATCAGAATCATTCACTGCAGAAATCCTGTCGCTGGGTAGGTCCTTCATAGCTGTACAGGCTCTGCCCTGTGCAAGGCCAGTACACAGATCAGATGGCAAAGCGTCCTGGTTTGACACCTTTGATCTCATAGTCTGAACTGTGACATTGCAGGAGGGAACTTGGGTGGCCACGCAGTTCTTAGTAGCTTCTTCGTAAGAGGGTGGTCTTCCAGGATTCCTCTGGTCTACCTCTCTGAACACTTCATCAGCTGACCTGAAACGTGACCTTCGCTGGTATGGCACATGCATTGGTTTGTCATCCTCGGGGCTGTTTTCCTGTACAATTCTGCAGGAGAACTGATCATCTTTCTTTGTGAAACTGTCCCTCTGGAAACCCACGTGTTTTCCAGGCCCCCAACTCTGTTGTTTTGTTAGTGTTTTCCGGTGGTTTGCAAAAGAGAATGACATAGAATGCTTTTTGATCTCTCGCCTAATTGTGCTACAGTCTTCATGAGGCTTGGTGCAAAAGGACTGGGGCCTATTTAAGAAGTTTTTTTTGGGACTAGAGGGTGAAACTAATGGGGAGCTGGTGAAGACTGAGCCATCAGAGCTCTCTAGTGAGCAACTGGAGGATGTTTTAGATAGAGAGTCACTTGATAGTTGTGAAGGTAAGATTGCAAGTCGTTTGTCCAGCACCTCATTCTCCAGACCtagctgcttctgctgaacTGGAAAACTGTCCTCACTTTTGTTTAGCTTCTGtttccttattttgctttcGAAACGGTCCTGGAATGATAGGTCTGGCTCTGAGTACCTCCTGTCCATCGTGTTGGTGTCATTTTTGCAAATAGTCAGTGATGTGGCAGAGACACACGCTGGATATCTTCTGCTCAAACCAGTGCTTCTTCCTTTGGGCTGCTCCAGCTCAGAAGTACAGCATTCAGCTTCAGGATCTGGGCTGTCATAGGCAGAGTCATTCTGATGAGTAGCACACAGGCGTTCTGTGGGGACAAAGCACCTGTTAGTTTTTACTGGCCAtggaagaacaaaaggaagCTATCTGGAAAATATTCCTGTAGAAGTGCAATACAACAGGTTCTTTTAACATTTGTTTCCACAGATGTATTCCCATATCAAACCTAAAAGCAGCAGCCCCAGTCTGTGACAATCCCTCCTCCATTCTCTTACCTGTGGAGCTGTCTATATGCTCTGGTGACTCCACAGCCAAGGTGCTGACAGGCCATAGAATGTCCTCTCCAAATATTTCTGAGTTGTTTTCTATAAGGAACTCCACCAACACAGTCACCTGCACACAGAAAACCATCTATTTCAATCAAAGGGGCTGAAAATATATTGAACagtcttttctgctgctgcccgATGTCTTTGTATGATGaagggctgcacagagaaggaTGGCTTCTGCCAAAATCCTGGCCTGTACCATGAGGCCTGACACCACAGGTGGACTGATCTGCCCTggtaccagaaaaaaaatgccatcagCCACAGTTTAGCACTCCCCATAGGCTGTGTGGTTAGCAATGCCCACAGGATACACACTGCAGACATGTGGGATGAGGGGCAGCCACACAGCGGTGCTGTTCTCTTTTGTGTGGCCTTTGCTGTAGCAGTGGGATCCCCGAGGATGCATCTGAGCTACCCAGGGAGAGCAGCTGGTAGGTGAACCCAACTCACCTTGTCATTCATCTCCTTCTGCACCTCCAGCGGCAATGTGCTGCCTGTCCCCGGGCTCAGCATGTTTGGGCCTACGCAGATGGCAAGGTTGTTGGCGTCCATCCTGCTGGTGTCAGCGTTCTGGCTGATGCGGTGGAGCACAGAAAGCAACTGCTTGAGCAAGACCAGGTTTGGTCTGGGCAATTTGTCAGCCACCCTAagtgaaaaaaggcaaaatgagaTGTTAATTCCTGGTGCGGTGGCTGCTACTTCTTTATTTGAGCAAGTCTCAGTTGCACATGGACAGACAGCACTTCCTCCAGAAAAAGGAATGCCTATGCTTTCACTACTTTGCAGAAGTGTCATTCAGAAATCCCCAACAGCAGCCGAGCTTGTGGGTAAGTACAAGATCCTGAATTATGTGGTCTTGACTGAGGGGAAACATTACAGCATCCTGTGTCACTGAGCAGAGGAGGCGGCATCAGAAAATATCACCAGAGGTTCCTAAGGGTGCGTGAAAACCTGTGGCTGTCACACAGCTCACAAAGCCCTTTCTGCCACCTTTCACCTCTGGTCATTCTGAAGGACACAGCACAGGGCCAGCCTCACTTGTCCAACCCTGTGGCCATCAGGCCTACAGCTCTCATCAGCGCTTGCTACACCATACAGTGACAACATTCACTGTGACACCATcagctccctcctcctgctggctATAAGTGATTCCTAGAGCAATCCCAAATACCTCCAGGAAGTGCTTCTGCTAGAGAAGTGCTTTTCCATGCTGATTGCTCTACAACCCCCACAGAAACAATTGCAAATGGAGAAACGGGTTTCTAAATGAGACTCAAGTTCCAGAGAAGGTGCTGGCCACTACCAGCCTCTCCATTGCACCTAGACTGGTTGCAGAACTTGCTGGTTGCAACACTTACTCTTTCAgttcttcaattttttcttgcttgcttggCTTCTCCAGAGCTAGCATCCACTTGTCATACAGGTCATCTGACAGAAGTTTGGAGGGAATATTTCGGAGGAAGTCCTGCAAAGTCAAGAGACTGAGATGAGATTATGGACACTAGGGGAACATGGCTGCTACTCGGGCTCTCTACAAGGCAGGTTGGCTGGAGCTACCTACTCTCAAAGGTGGCCATCAGCTCTACAGAGAAGCAAGCTTCACAGGTACATACTGTGTGCCCTTACATCAGTGCAATAAGGGTTTATAGCTATTATGTGCTTCTTGTTCATCCCTAAATCTCAGTGTTCCTCACAGAAGAGgatgctgaggaggaggaattGAGTTTCCTGTGGGCATGCAGAAagtcagcagcagaaatggagCTGAAAATCCATCTCAAAAGGAGAAAGCCAAACTTTCCCATGCCTATAACATTTAGTTTGGTTTCACTCTTTCTTTCACCTGGAGTCCCACCTAAGCCAAATCTCTGCATTACGGTGTGCCTGTGCAGATTGGCTATGTTCTCCTACAGCTGAAAGTCAGAGGAATTTACCTTCAAAACCACTGCCAGTAGGTGCAcagttttgctttccaaatcaACATTCCCGCCTTTGTTTAGATCCTCCTTCAACTCCTTGCGCGCTTTCTCATTGGCAGCTTTTCTGAATATCCCTTCAGTGGAAGGTCCTTTCATGTACAATATAGTTAGGAGatcctgcaggaagaaaatagacagggatggggaaaaTGTTATTGTGAGTGAAGAAAGGTCCTTTAGCAGGTGAACATTTCTTTAGgtacaggagaaaataaaatgactgtAGGTATACTCTGCTTTATGTGGACCAGCATCTAGTTCTATCTCCAAGTAGGTTATACTGGTAATAATCTGATTTTTCCCCCaaaccaaattatttttgtactCCAATGGAGTCATCCCTGCTTCTTTCCAGAAGGAAACAAGAGGTGGCTCCCAAGCCAGGCTGAATGcctagaaaatatttcttagaagagaaaaaagcctGTGCACTGGAAAAGCCAACTCAGTGGAAGAAATTTTGCAAGATCATTTTTAACTAGAAGATAAGTCTTTGAGTATTTATCAGTGGCAGTCCACAGCTGAATGATATTTCAGGGAAACACAGAAATCCCTGAATGTTTTTGCTGCTGAAAGATTTGTTGATATGACTTCTGTAAAACCACAGAGGTTTGTACTGAGCAACAGATCTATTTCTCCCATTCCCGGTCCACAATGTCTCCACTTGAAGTAATTTCCAATGGAAGTTGCATAGAGTGGACAGAACTTGCACATCTGATCCGTTCCACACCTGGGAGGAGCTCTGAGCTTCTCAGAATTGTGCATGGAGAGGAAACACCAAAACCACTAATTTCCAGAGTACTGTAGCAGAATCACAGGGGATCCTGCCTCACTCTGGAAGCCAGAAGTATGATAAACATATCGCTAGGATTGCTTACCTGGACTGGATGGGGCAGCATGTCATCTTCCCCACAAATAATTGCCAGAGGCTGGCCAAACAAGGTGATCTTGAGGCCGGAGTCCAGCTGCCCTGGGGAATCCCCGCTGGTGGAAGTGCGTCTCAGAGCAAATGGCCACGATAtcaccttctttcttttctttgttccatCTGctgcaaacaaaggaaaattaaaaaaaaaaaaaaaatcagttaaaataaaacaacagagtTGTGCTTCCCTTCATCTGCGTGCAGTGTTATGTGATGTGGAGTGAAGAGCAGAGGTGTATGTTGAGGCAACAACTCAAACTAAATGGGTAGAAACTGAAAGATAACCAAGTTGTTGCTAAGGAAACAACTGCCTAAACTTTAGAACTCTGACTATCCCTCTAAGGACACcacctttcctgttttctgacttttttttttacactctAGCCACTATTTCCTCTTAGAGAATGGGAACATACAGGGCACAGAACTAACGGTACATATCTGACATTTATAGAGATTTTTGTAATTGCAGAGGTTTCTGTGATAGCTGTCTAAGGTAGATATGTCACTTGGGCAGCTTACAATGACAATTTCCACTATTCAGTATTGTCCATGAAGGATACACCTCCTCTAGAGTTGAGCATCACTTTTGGGCTGCATTGGCTTCAGGGTCAGAAATCTCTTAGCAAGTGTTAAAATCTATGAGAAAGTCACAGTGCTATGGAGTCATATAAAACTTGCTTCTGATAAGCCTGAAAATCAGTGTGACAGGACAGCTTGCTCCATTTCTGACCCTGTACTGTGCTGGTTCTCCTCCCAGTTGTTTGCACCATGAGAGCAAAcaagtgcagctctgctgcagctgggtgTGTTTGCCCTGGTGTGTAAACATATGGGTAGCGGTGAGCAGCAGGGCCGCACCCCAGTGGAGATGCTCCTGTCAGAAAGCAGCACGTGCACTGATGTTGCTGCCGAGGACACAATTTAATCTGGCTCTGAGGACCATGGAATCGGGATGCACAGGCAGGCATCATCATCATCTGCAATGAGCAAAGGGAGGCCGCTGCCTCCCGGGTCATGGTGGGGCTTGGGCTGCACTGAGGGACGTGAGGTGAGCGGTTCTACACGAGCATTGCAAGCATTATATAAGAAGGTAGtttctcagtttgtttttaaaactcaCCAGCCAACTGGCAAAGTCTGTCCTCAGTGTCAGCTGGGCCCAACAGGGGGCATTTCTTGGCATCAGCCTGCAAGAAGCGCATCAGAGTTACAAGAGGgccttgagcaacctgatgcAGCCACACAGAAACCCATGAAAGGCCCAGGAAGCGAGCAGAGTGACCGGACAGCTGCCGAGGGAGCCCTGGGCCCAGCCGTGATGCTGCTTTGCTGCCCAACAAGAGTGCATGGCAGCCACCCTGGCTGTTGCCCGGCCAGTCACAGCCCCAGCGCTGAGTTAGACAGCTGCTGTGACTCCAAGAAGCCACAGCAGGACACGAGCTGTCTGAATGTGGGGAGGGGGAACAGCCTGCCCATCTGCCTCCCCCCGGCACTGAGGATCTCCTCCCAAACTCTGCCCATGAGGAAGGGCTCTCTGCCATCAGATCCTGACCGGGGTGCGCAGCCGGGACAGAGATCTCGCCTCAGCACCCAGCAaagagctggggaaaaaaagtagcaaCTGCTTACCTCTGATGGGCACTCAATCAAACTCTCCATGTTTCCAGCATTTAGTGTCTTTGACTaggtaagaaaacaaagacCAGGAGTGAGTTATTTAGTGCTACAGTTTAGAGATCAGTGCTTTTCAAAGTCGCTCTGTTGACAGAGCTGAAATAATGACACTCACAGTATTACAGCTGCTAAGCACTTTCATTAGGAGTTTAACTGGGGGAGCTCTGCACTGTCTGGTTCCTCGGGTccttttgtttgcctgtttatTGAACAAGGAACAGACAAAAAAAGGAGCTTGGTAAAGCTgcacccttctttccttcctttcctttctgcccCACAAGCCAGCCAAGCATCTCAGCGCAATCCTGACCAGAAAGATCGCCCACCCGGGTGAGCCATAAAAGCAGCGCTCACCGAAAGCTCCCTCTGTAATGCCCTCAGTCGTTTGCTCTGTTTCCCCCTTCATTCACTCAgacaaaaagcagctttccatttttaatccaCGCAAAAATGAGCAGGCAGTGACAGCTATGTGGGACTGTTGATTTGCAAACACAAAGCTAAGCAAGCCAGTCAGCTTTGCCCACGAACTGTCGGTGCACATCTCTGTACAGCTGTGCCTGGGGCTCCCCAACCGCACCCCAACAGCGCATGTTCGTACCCAGGCTTTGCTTACCCAAGGAGTGAGTCCCGCTGGAGCTCCTTCACCTCCTGTGGGCTGCAGAGGACAGGGCAAGCAGCATCGTTCCCCTGCTGCTAATCCTTTGGGCGGGCGCAGGCGACTAAACAGTTCTACCCCACGTGTGCTGCCTTATATAGTGCAGAACAGCAGGTGGAAATTCACAGGCAGGAAGAAGCATCATGGGGCAGGACTGAGATGCTGCGACATTTCTggcttcctctttccttttagAGGAGCTctgtgttgttggtttttttttttccttaaagaagaagagaaaaaaaaacacccatgTATCTGTTATGCATGGAAAGGATGAGCCATTTGCCAGGTGAATGTTCCATCTCGCATCACTGCTGCGAGGTGGGATGTGCAGAGGGGGCTGTGGCGTGGGCAGTGAAAGGGCAGTGGGCACCACCTGTTCTTTGGGTCCCAGAGATCAGAGATTGTGCAGTTTCAAGATGCACTGCTAGATCGACTTGCActcagaataattaaaaagaggAGGAGTGAAATAGCCAAAATtcagagaaatgtttttgtacatttttttacAAAACTAATCACAACAGTTTAATGTCTGAAAGCAGTGCAGACACACACTTTGCAGGTGCCAATTAGTTCCTGAAAATCCAAGTGTCAAATAGGCTGGAAATAGATTATCTGGTAAAGTTACACTGAGCTGTGAGCTATTCATTGCTGATATGAAATTTAAAACAAGATGACTAGAAAGGAGAACACTAATGCTATTCTAAATGCtattctgctttaaaagaagaaataacgTTAGATAGTAAACTGTTGCATATAACAATATGTAATAAAAACTCTTGATGAAAATACTTCTTAATTAGAATGGTGTGTCCAAGTAATAAAAGATCAATCCATCTAGAGAGCTCAAAAAAGCCATCAATTGTGAAAGGCACATGCAGGCTTTACATTGACAAAGTGAATTATGATACGGTATTCTGGGCACCAGTCTTGACGTAGGGGGCTGGAACTGAGAACCAAAGGGCTGgcagtatttcagcagtgggtCCAGCAGGAAAGTTGGCTGCCTTGTTGAACTGGTCTGACTGGTGCTTCCCCCGGAGGATGCTCTACTTCTTGTCTGCAGGGGACAAGGCTGTGTCACAGATGCACATCCGCTGCCGAATTCACCCTTAAAGCTGTTCTTTGCATAAGCACATCAGATCTGTCCCATGGAGTATTGACCCAGGGATGTCTTTGCGAGGCAGACAGCTGGTGGCAACTCGGTTCTGCCTGGCAGAAATCCATGGTGCAAAACTCACTTCTGGCTAGACAGAAATGCgtctggaaggaaaagaggaaggcTGCTCTTCTTTTCAGGGGGTGGAGGTGGTGTGGGTGAAATTTCAAGTTCTCCTGAGGTTTTGTagtttcagtgcttctgtggATACACCCTCCTGTAGACGAGAGAGAAAACTTACATGAATCAAAATCACTTACTCTACAATCCTGTGCATTTAACGCTGACTTTTCAGTTACCACTGTAACTGATTTTTTGTTAATTAGGAGTCCCATGAGGCTGCAATACATACGCCATTTCCTTACTACATTCCATGGGCTGATTTACATTGCTACAAAAATATCGCTATCCTGCATTGTGTTCTCTCGAGAATTTCTTCTGAGGCTGcttggcagctgcagcaccccTGCTGATGGTCCCAGCAGGACTTCTGGTACATGTACACGTGTGATAAATATGCATCTGAATGTATCAGTTTATTAAGCACCTAGGAGGCATGGGGGACCTCTGCAATTCAATTCTGAGTTGCCCTCTCTCCCAGCACTGTACACAGGCATATTTCTGA
Encoded here:
- the LOC125689706 gene encoding T-cell activation Rho GTPase-activating protein isoform X3; translated protein: MESLIECPSEADAKKCPLLGPADTEDRLCQLAADGTKKRKKVISWPFALRRTSTSGDSPGQLDSGLKITLFGQPLAIICGEDDMLPHPVQDLLTILYMKGPSTEGIFRKAANEKARKELKEDLNKGGNVDLESKTVHLLAVVLKDFLRNIPSKLLSDDLYDKWMLALEKPSKQEKIEELKEVADKLPRPNLVLLKQLLSVLHRISQNADTSRMDANNLAICVGPNMLSPGTGSTLPLEVQKEMNDKVTVLVEFLIENNSEIFGEDILWPVSTLAVESPEHIDSSTERLCATHQNDSAYDSPDPEAECCTSELEQPKGRSTGLSRRYPACVSATSLTICKNDTNTMDRRYSEPDLSFQDRFESKIRKQKLNKSEDSFPVQQKQLGLENEVLDKRLAILPSQLSSDSLSKTSSSCSLESSDGSVFTSSPLVSPSSPKKNFLNRPQSFCTKPHEDCSTIRREIKKHSMSFSFANHRKTLTKQQSWGPGKHVGFQRDSFTKKDDQFSCRIVQENSPEDDKPMHVPYQRRSRFRSADEVFREVDQRNPGRPPSYEEATKNCVATQVPSCNVTVQTMRSKVSNQDALPSDLCTGLAQGRACTAMKDLPSDRISAVNDSDAETETLSVTVGINSRVSLPVTPGVYRLRAMSESYQKNKHEYVARRCSQPIFEVEQIQYAKESYV
- the LOC125689706 gene encoding T-cell activation Rho GTPase-activating protein isoform X2, whose product is MKVLSSCNTSKTLNAGNMESLIECPSEADAKKCPLLGPADTEDRLCQLADGTKKRKKVISWPFALRRTSTSGDSPGQLDSGLKITLFGQPLAIICGEDDMLPHPVQDLLTILYMKGPSTEGIFRKAANEKARKELKEDLNKGGNVDLESKTVHLLAVVLKDFLRNIPSKLLSDDLYDKWMLALEKPSKQEKIEELKEVADKLPRPNLVLLKQLLSVLHRISQNADTSRMDANNLAICVGPNMLSPGTGSTLPLEVQKEMNDKVTVLVEFLIENNSEIFGEDILWPVSTLAVESPEHIDSSTERLCATHQNDSAYDSPDPEAECCTSELEQPKGRSTGLSRRYPACVSATSLTICKNDTNTMDRRYSEPDLSFQDRFESKIRKQKLNKSEDSFPVQQKQLGLENEVLDKRLAILPSQLSSDSLSKTSSSCSLESSDGSVFTSSPLVSPSSPKKNFLNRPQSFCTKPHEDCSTIRREIKKHSMSFSFANHRKTLTKQQSWGPGKHVGFQRDSFTKKDDQFSCRIVQENSPEDDKPMHVPYQRRSRFRSADEVFREVDQRNPGRPPSYEEATKNCVATQVPSCNVTVQTMRSKVSNQDALPSDLCTGLAQGRACTAMKDLPSDRISAVNDSDAETETLSVTVGINSRVSLPVTPGVYRLRAMSESYQKNKHEYVARRCSQPIFEVEQIQYAKESYV
- the LOC125689706 gene encoding T-cell activation Rho GTPase-activating protein isoform X1 produces the protein MKVLSSCNTSKTLNAGNMESLIECPSEADAKKCPLLGPADTEDRLCQLAADGTKKRKKVISWPFALRRTSTSGDSPGQLDSGLKITLFGQPLAIICGEDDMLPHPVQDLLTILYMKGPSTEGIFRKAANEKARKELKEDLNKGGNVDLESKTVHLLAVVLKDFLRNIPSKLLSDDLYDKWMLALEKPSKQEKIEELKEVADKLPRPNLVLLKQLLSVLHRISQNADTSRMDANNLAICVGPNMLSPGTGSTLPLEVQKEMNDKVTVLVEFLIENNSEIFGEDILWPVSTLAVESPEHIDSSTERLCATHQNDSAYDSPDPEAECCTSELEQPKGRSTGLSRRYPACVSATSLTICKNDTNTMDRRYSEPDLSFQDRFESKIRKQKLNKSEDSFPVQQKQLGLENEVLDKRLAILPSQLSSDSLSKTSSSCSLESSDGSVFTSSPLVSPSSPKKNFLNRPQSFCTKPHEDCSTIRREIKKHSMSFSFANHRKTLTKQQSWGPGKHVGFQRDSFTKKDDQFSCRIVQENSPEDDKPMHVPYQRRSRFRSADEVFREVDQRNPGRPPSYEEATKNCVATQVPSCNVTVQTMRSKVSNQDALPSDLCTGLAQGRACTAMKDLPSDRISAVNDSDAETETLSVTVGINSRVSLPVTPGVYRLRAMSESYQKNKHEYVARRCSQPIFEVEQIQYAKESYV